From a single Mycolicibacterium mengxianglii genomic region:
- a CDS encoding purine-cytosine permease family protein, which produces MSTTEPPGPPSATRSRSITVETNGINPIAEHERKGNPRDLFWPWFAANVSVLAVSYGSFVLAFGMSLWQALIVILVGVGASYLFCGYVATAGQRGSAPTMTMSRSAFGVRGNRVPSMLSWMLTVGWETTLVVVAVLATSTIFERVGWGGGTPLKVVALLVVVTLIVTGGMLGFDVIMKLQRWLTILAAALTALYIAFTVGHIDWHAVAALPAGSTPIVIGATLFVMTGFGLGWVNAAADYSRYLPRHASTKGIIGWTTLGGSIPPAVLLIYGVLLAGSSSTLNDAIAGDPVGALTTILPTWFLIPFAVVTVTGLVAGAIMDIYSSGLALLNMGLKTSRVTAVGIDAVIMLVGAIAVIFFSPNFIGPFQGFLITLGVPITAWCGIFIADLALRRQPYAERDLFDPSGRYGDVRWMPIALIALATVVGWGLVTNSMAPWLAWQGYLLGPLGLGGTEGAWAYSNLGVIVALVIGFGGYLLFGRHTVRLQESIPALPELDLSNAEAQHIVPDQSE; this is translated from the coding sequence ATGAGCACCACCGAACCTCCAGGCCCGCCGTCGGCAACCCGCAGTAGGTCGATCACCGTCGAAACCAACGGCATAAACCCCATTGCCGAGCATGAACGCAAAGGCAATCCACGCGACCTGTTCTGGCCGTGGTTTGCCGCCAACGTTTCGGTACTGGCCGTCAGTTACGGTTCGTTCGTGCTGGCCTTCGGTATGTCGCTCTGGCAGGCACTCATCGTGATTCTGGTGGGCGTGGGGGCGTCGTATCTGTTCTGTGGGTACGTCGCGACCGCCGGCCAACGCGGATCGGCACCCACGATGACCATGAGTCGCAGCGCCTTCGGGGTTCGGGGAAACCGGGTGCCGTCCATGCTGTCGTGGATGCTCACGGTGGGTTGGGAGACCACCCTGGTCGTGGTCGCCGTCCTAGCGACCTCGACTATCTTCGAGCGGGTCGGGTGGGGCGGCGGCACGCCGCTGAAAGTCGTTGCGCTGCTGGTGGTCGTGACACTGATCGTGACCGGGGGAATGCTCGGCTTCGACGTCATCATGAAGCTACAGCGCTGGCTCACCATACTGGCCGCCGCACTCACCGCACTGTACATCGCGTTCACCGTGGGCCATATCGACTGGCACGCGGTCGCAGCGTTGCCCGCCGGAAGTACACCGATCGTGATCGGCGCGACTTTGTTCGTGATGACCGGGTTCGGGCTGGGATGGGTCAACGCCGCAGCGGACTACTCGCGATATCTGCCCCGCCACGCCTCGACCAAGGGGATCATCGGGTGGACCACGCTGGGCGGCTCGATCCCGCCGGCCGTGCTGCTCATTTACGGCGTGCTGCTCGCCGGCTCCTCGAGCACCCTCAACGATGCCATCGCCGGCGACCCCGTTGGTGCGCTGACCACCATCCTGCCAACCTGGTTCCTGATCCCCTTCGCCGTGGTTACGGTCACCGGGCTCGTCGCCGGTGCGATCATGGATATCTATTCTTCCGGTCTGGCCCTGCTGAACATGGGCTTGAAGACATCCCGCGTGACGGCCGTCGGCATCGACGCAGTGATCATGCTTGTCGGCGCAATCGCAGTGATCTTTTTCTCTCCCAACTTCATCGGCCCTTTCCAGGGATTCCTGATCACCCTCGGCGTGCCCATCACTGCCTGGTGCGGAATCTTCATTGCCGATCTGGCGTTGCGGCGCCAGCCCTACGCCGAACGCGACCTATTCGACCCGAGTGGGCGCTACGGCGACGTCCGGTGGATGCCCATCGCACTGATCGCTCTGGCTACCGTTGTTGGATGGGGCCTGGTCACCAACTCGATGGCGCCCTGGCTGGCATGGCAGGGGTATCTGCTGGGGCCCCTCGGGCTCGGCGGCACCGAGGGTGCTTGGGCCTACTCGAATCTCGGAGTCATCGTCGCACTTGTCATTGGCTTCGGCGGCTACCTACTGTTCGGCAGGCACACGGTGCGACTGCAGGAGAGCATCCCAGCCCTGCCCGAGCTCGATCTGAGCAACGCCGAAGCCCAGCACATCGTGCCCGACCAGAGTGAGTGA
- a CDS encoding NtaA/DmoA family FMN-dependent monooxygenase (This protein belongs to a clade of FMN-dependent monooxygenases, within a broader family of flavin-dependent oxidoreductases, the luciferase-like monooxygenase (LMM) family, some of whose members use coenzyme F420 rather than FMN.) yields the protein MRDQRGEPHPQGLWAHPEQQTYRYKELDYWVSLAQLLDRGGFDLLFLADSYGYPRLNSVTPDVAFEQAVEIPKNDPMLLVPAMASHTSALSFAITTSTSFEHPYANARRLATLDHLTGGRLGWNVVTTSSGVVCELFGRAPVPHDERYAMAQDFIDVTYKLLESSWEDGAVLADKTTRHYADARRVHPIEHNGPYFSVSGYFNCEPSPQRTPVIVQAGASPAGRQFAAANAEVSFLQGKDASMLRDQVGDLRAAAVAAGRTPDSIKGISGLSVVTGPSRAQAQERLEEYLSWVDADAARTYYASMTGIDLKSLDPDASFSTVRTEGGRTQVERYRGNTVREATADFLRRGMRELIVVGTPDDVADEIAALVDYTGLDGFNFTPFVSPGSYLEFIKHVVPQLRKRGLLPIEPRRGTLRERIFGQGPRLGNNHRGAHVRRGSAVSSKQ from the coding sequence ATTCGAGATCAACGGGGTGAACCTCACCCCCAGGGGCTGTGGGCACATCCCGAACAGCAGACCTACCGCTACAAGGAGCTCGACTACTGGGTCAGCCTGGCCCAATTGCTCGACCGCGGTGGTTTTGACCTGCTGTTCCTGGCCGACTCGTACGGTTACCCACGGCTGAACTCGGTGACGCCAGACGTTGCATTCGAGCAGGCGGTGGAGATCCCGAAGAACGACCCGATGCTGCTGGTGCCGGCCATGGCCAGCCACACCAGCGCCTTGTCATTTGCGATCACCACTTCCACCAGTTTCGAGCATCCCTACGCCAATGCCCGCCGACTGGCGACACTGGATCATCTGACCGGCGGGCGGCTCGGCTGGAACGTGGTGACCACCAGCAGCGGCGTCGTCTGCGAGTTGTTTGGACGGGCGCCCGTTCCGCACGACGAACGTTATGCGATGGCGCAGGATTTCATCGACGTCACCTACAAGCTCCTCGAATCATCCTGGGAGGACGGTGCCGTGCTGGCCGACAAAACCACCCGCCACTACGCGGACGCACGCCGGGTCCATCCGATCGAGCACAACGGTCCGTACTTCTCGGTGTCGGGCTATTTCAACTGCGAACCATCACCGCAGCGCACACCTGTCATCGTCCAGGCGGGCGCCTCCCCAGCCGGCCGCCAATTCGCCGCCGCCAACGCGGAGGTCTCGTTCTTGCAGGGCAAGGACGCCTCCATGCTGCGCGATCAGGTTGGCGATCTCCGGGCCGCCGCCGTGGCCGCTGGCCGCACACCCGATTCAATCAAAGGAATCTCAGGTCTGTCGGTGGTGACCGGCCCGTCCCGGGCTCAGGCCCAAGAGCGGTTGGAGGAGTACCTGTCCTGGGTCGACGCGGACGCCGCACGGACGTACTACGCCAGCATGACCGGGATCGACCTGAAGAGCCTCGACCCGGACGCATCGTTTTCCACGGTCCGCACCGAGGGCGGTCGCACCCAGGTGGAGCGTTACCGCGGCAACACCGTGCGGGAAGCCACGGCTGATTTCCTGCGCCGCGGAATGCGCGAGCTGATCGTCGTTGGAACCCCGGATGACGTGGCCGACGAGATTGCCGCGCTGGTCGACTACACCGGCCTCGACGGCTTCAATTTCACGCCGTTCGTTTCGCCCGGGTCTTACCTAGAGTTCATCAAACACGTTGTGCCGCAGTTGAGGAAGCGCGGCCTCCTGCCGATCGAACCTCGGCGGGGTACCCTGCGCGAGCGGATCTTCGGGCAAGGTCCGCGACTTGGCAACAACCATCGTGGCGCGCACGTCCGCCGCGGTTCCGCGGTCAGCTCCAAACAATGA
- a CDS encoding adenosine deaminase family protein — translation MTTAPAPPTRSLRDLAKAHLHVHLDGSYPLAAVQALARQRGRPFHHRGDFADVWAFFDAYGTVPALVQTHEDLAGLCRALVHQEHSEGVVYLEPAIEPQLYAPSLGTLKNVTVTMLRAFAEAAADTGVEVGANLTINTDSDEELAGELASLAADFAGAGVTALGTAGFVEPAGLHRYSAAADLARAVGLPIVSHAGQTAGADSVLEALDVLGASRLSHGFRSVESAELVNRLAAEKICCDVCPVSNVALGVVADLATHPAPALIRAGVPVTLNADDQLWFGVSITGQYEIARHAWGLDDRTLANLALYGRSAVGMSTGTRNRMAAAVATWLQEEPR, via the coding sequence TTGACCACGGCGCCAGCTCCGCCGACGCGCTCACTGCGCGACCTTGCCAAAGCGCACCTGCACGTCCACCTAGACGGGTCCTACCCGCTGGCCGCAGTCCAAGCCCTGGCGCGACAACGCGGCAGGCCGTTTCACCATCGCGGCGATTTCGCCGATGTCTGGGCCTTCTTCGACGCCTACGGAACCGTGCCGGCCCTGGTGCAAACTCACGAAGACCTCGCCGGTCTGTGCCGTGCGTTGGTACACCAGGAACACTCCGAAGGTGTGGTCTACCTCGAGCCGGCCATCGAACCGCAACTGTATGCCCCCAGCCTGGGCACCCTCAAGAACGTCACGGTCACCATGCTGCGGGCGTTCGCTGAAGCAGCGGCAGACACCGGCGTCGAAGTCGGCGCCAACCTGACCATCAACACTGACTCCGACGAAGAACTCGCCGGCGAACTCGCCTCGCTGGCAGCGGACTTCGCCGGCGCGGGGGTGACCGCACTGGGTACGGCAGGTTTCGTCGAACCCGCCGGTCTGCACCGATATTCAGCGGCCGCCGACTTGGCACGCGCCGTGGGGCTGCCGATCGTCAGCCATGCCGGCCAGACAGCCGGCGCCGACAGTGTTCTTGAAGCACTCGACGTTCTTGGAGCCAGCCGACTTTCGCACGGTTTTCGGTCAGTGGAAAGCGCTGAACTGGTGAACCGGCTGGCAGCAGAAAAGATCTGCTGTGATGTCTGCCCGGTCTCAAACGTCGCACTCGGGGTCGTCGCGGACCTGGCCACCCACCCTGCACCGGCCCTCATCCGTGCCGGTGTGCCGGTGACACTCAACGCCGATGACCAACTGTGGTTCGGCGTCAGCATCACCGGACAGTACGAAATTGCCCGCCACGCCTGGGGTCTCGATGATCGCACCTTGGCCAACCTCGCCCTCTACGGTCGATCGGCAGTCGGAATGAGCACGGGCACCAGAAACCGGATGGCCGCCGCCGTCGCCACCTGGCTGCAGGAGGAACCGCGATGA
- a CDS encoding LysR family transcriptional regulator: MSDLDLRLLRYFVGLAETRSFTDAARQLHVAQPTLSQGIDRLEKIVGTRLVDRGLRGSTRSVALTEAGQVLLPAATDILQRVERAVTAARNTAREAPLAVGFGSSTPRDLTSHLLGTGDRLGITVSLQHVPWGEEIDRLQSGVLDLCFLQVPLDFADAQLRAVALRQVRRVAVFSREHALAGRAQVSLAELDAEPIVDAASDRDYWIVNPRPSRRAPRTVGPPARTVEEMMAFVTAGRGMAITSLTVAHAHGGAELSFVPIADLDDVALIIVGNAHDERPGVCALLAAMEAA; this comes from the coding sequence TTGTCTGATCTTGATCTTCGGCTGTTGCGTTATTTCGTTGGGCTGGCGGAGACCCGCAGCTTCACCGACGCGGCCAGGCAATTGCATGTCGCCCAGCCGACACTGAGTCAAGGTATTGATCGGCTGGAGAAAATCGTCGGGACGCGGTTGGTGGACCGAGGACTGCGTGGCTCGACCCGTTCGGTGGCGCTCACCGAGGCGGGGCAGGTGCTGCTGCCCGCCGCTACCGACATCCTGCAGCGCGTGGAGCGCGCGGTCACGGCGGCGCGCAACACTGCCAGGGAGGCGCCGTTGGCGGTTGGATTTGGTAGCAGCACACCGCGAGATTTGACGAGCCATCTGCTGGGTACTGGAGACCGGCTCGGGATAACGGTGAGCCTGCAACACGTTCCGTGGGGGGAGGAAATCGACCGGTTGCAAAGCGGGGTGCTCGATCTGTGTTTTCTGCAGGTTCCGCTGGATTTCGCGGATGCGCAGCTGCGCGCGGTTGCACTGCGTCAGGTGCGTCGCGTGGCGGTGTTTTCCCGTGAGCACGCACTCGCCGGGCGCGCGCAAGTCTCACTCGCCGAACTCGACGCAGAGCCAATCGTCGATGCCGCCTCCGACCGGGACTACTGGATTGTCAACCCACGGCCCAGTCGGCGCGCGCCTCGTACGGTCGGGCCACCGGCGCGAACGGTCGAGGAAATGATGGCGTTTGTGACGGCCGGGCGGGGCATGGCCATCACCAGTCTCACGGTGGCCCACGCACACGGCGGGGCGGAGCTGTCCTTCGTGCCAATCGCCGATCTCGACGATGTGGCGTTGATCATCGTGGGAAATGCGCATGATGAGCGGCCAGGGGTTTGCGCCCTACTCGCCGCGATGGAGGCGGCGTAG
- a CDS encoding permease, with protein sequence MTAGVLVTVVVVLAGLTWAKWVPYVGKAFAAARTHQWKGSDILTVGGVQAGDAPTWHAATTFFHAYVAAIWPALVVALLVSACVQALVPRSWLPRLLNRQHVVSSAVTGGVASMPSMMCACCSAPVAVTMRRGGVNLAAAVAYWLGNPLLNPAVLVFLACVAPWQWTVTRALVGAGTVVGGAALVSLVAGRREAPLPPKMEAAALQATADEPPAAVRFVKALLRLCLVLLPEYLVMVMVIGAGRGWLLTLIDPMHRSLLVVVVAALLGTLMVIPTAGEIPILQGLALLGVSSGVLGALLITLPAVSLPGIAMVARSFGWRATCATAVVVMAAGLVGGLFLTVI encoded by the coding sequence GTGACGGCCGGAGTTCTCGTCACGGTGGTCGTCGTTCTTGCTGGCCTGACCTGGGCCAAGTGGGTGCCCTACGTGGGCAAAGCGTTCGCCGCTGCGCGCACCCATCAGTGGAAGGGTTCAGACATCCTCACTGTGGGCGGCGTCCAGGCCGGGGATGCCCCGACGTGGCACGCGGCGACGACGTTCTTCCACGCCTACGTCGCCGCGATCTGGCCTGCGCTGGTGGTAGCGCTGCTGGTCAGCGCATGTGTTCAGGCGCTGGTGCCCCGCAGCTGGCTGCCGCGACTGTTGAACCGTCAGCATGTGGTCTCGAGTGCCGTCACGGGCGGGGTTGCCAGCATGCCGTCGATGATGTGCGCGTGTTGCTCGGCTCCTGTGGCGGTCACGATGCGGCGCGGGGGCGTCAACCTGGCAGCCGCAGTAGCGTATTGGCTGGGCAATCCGCTGCTCAATCCGGCGGTGCTGGTATTCCTCGCCTGTGTTGCGCCGTGGCAGTGGACCGTGACCAGGGCGCTCGTCGGCGCGGGGACCGTCGTCGGGGGAGCGGCGCTGGTGAGCCTGGTCGCAGGGCGGCGTGAGGCCCCGCTACCACCGAAGATGGAAGCGGCGGCGCTTCAGGCCACAGCGGATGAGCCGCCCGCGGCGGTCCGGTTCGTCAAGGCCCTGCTTCGGCTCTGCCTTGTTCTGCTTCCCGAATACCTCGTCATGGTGATGGTGATCGGCGCCGGTCGCGGCTGGCTCCTCACGTTGATCGACCCGATGCACCGCAGCCTTCTCGTCGTCGTGGTCGCGGCGTTACTGGGAACCCTCATGGTCATCCCGACCGCCGGTGAGATACCGATCCTTCAAGGGCTTGCGCTGCTCGGCGTCTCTTCAGGCGTATTGGGCGCCTTGCTGATCACACTGCCGGCAGTCAGCTTGCCGGGGATCGCAATGGTGGCCCGCAGCTTCGGATGGCGGGCGACCTGCGCCACCGCTGTCGTGGTCATGGCTGCCGGGTTGGTAGGCGGGCTGTTTCTGACCGTCATCTGA
- a CDS encoding aldo/keto reductase: MTTPTPITFTVAEEYQVPRIGYGAMQLAGRGVIGLPDDIYGAIEVLRRAVDQGVRFFDTANAYGPRTVNQLIGRALSPLADDIIIGNKVGATRGPAGEWVVDSRPETVRSQVEDALFDTRAEASPLTYLRLPGDTPSPDSTPAETVPLEEALGVLVELRDQGKIRHIGLSGASPEMLRRAQQITPIAAVQNRFNLIDRSGVEVLAACERDGIAFVPYFPLATGGLGKLDALKRPAERLGVPTSTIALAWLLRRSPVIVPIPGTKSLEHLSDNVHAATLADHLTDDEVDELTALEDEHTATLGTMPGKMVDAFTRAISA, translated from the coding sequence ATGACAACGCCGACCCCCATCACCTTCACCGTGGCCGAGGAGTATCAGGTACCCCGGATCGGCTACGGCGCAATGCAGTTAGCGGGCCGCGGCGTCATCGGGCTGCCCGATGATATATACGGCGCGATCGAGGTTCTGCGCCGAGCCGTGGATCAGGGAGTCCGATTCTTCGACACCGCGAACGCATACGGCCCGCGCACCGTCAATCAGCTCATCGGCCGCGCCCTGAGCCCTCTCGCGGACGACATCATCATCGGCAACAAAGTCGGCGCAACGCGCGGACCCGCCGGTGAGTGGGTGGTCGACAGCCGCCCTGAGACGGTGCGTTCACAAGTCGAAGATGCGTTGTTCGACACCCGCGCCGAAGCCAGCCCATTGACCTACCTGCGCCTTCCCGGTGACACCCCGTCACCGGACAGCACGCCAGCGGAGACGGTGCCGCTGGAAGAGGCGTTAGGCGTCCTCGTAGAGCTGCGCGACCAAGGGAAGATCCGCCACATCGGACTATCCGGAGCGTCACCGGAGATGCTGAGACGAGCGCAGCAGATCACGCCCATTGCCGCGGTGCAGAACCGTTTCAACCTGATCGACCGCAGTGGTGTCGAGGTTCTGGCGGCATGCGAGCGTGACGGCATCGCATTCGTGCCGTATTTCCCGCTGGCTACCGGTGGCCTCGGAAAACTCGATGCGCTCAAACGGCCCGCTGAACGCCTCGGCGTGCCGACGTCCACGATCGCCCTGGCTTGGCTCCTTCGCCGGTCACCTGTCATCGTGCCCATCCCAGGCACCAAATCGCTTGAGCACCTGAGCGATAACGTCCACGCGGCGACGCTCGCCGATCACCTCACCGACGACGAGGTTGACGAATTGACCGCACTCGAGGACGAACACACCGCGACTCTCGGGACGATGCCGGGCAAGATGGTGGACGCCTTCACGCGCGCCATCAGCGCGTGA
- a CDS encoding TetR/AcrR family transcriptional regulator: protein MESGRQRLIEAARALLAEHPDREPSTRELYEAAGVAAPTLYHHFGTKEGLLDAVAEDAFATYVERKNAVPDTGDLLADFTAGWDMHIEFGVQNPVLYRFMFGRTDGRRCEVAQKAETELRRRLARFADEGLLQISLDEAIAVTTGTAMGCVMQLVHDGGSATGPVALTMRAALIAQLTEQPSQRDDPGRAAHLLQARLGSASELFTSAEEALLRQWLRTLAEYFDNSPANESTSRGRHE from the coding sequence ATGGAGTCTGGGCGTCAACGTTTGATCGAAGCAGCGCGTGCCCTGCTCGCCGAGCATCCAGACCGTGAACCCAGCACCCGTGAGCTGTATGAGGCCGCCGGCGTCGCGGCGCCCACTCTGTATCACCACTTCGGGACGAAGGAAGGCCTGCTGGACGCCGTTGCCGAGGACGCGTTCGCGACCTACGTGGAGCGCAAGAACGCAGTACCGGACACCGGCGATCTACTGGCGGACTTCACCGCCGGCTGGGATATGCACATCGAATTCGGCGTGCAGAATCCCGTCCTCTACCGATTCATGTTCGGCCGCACCGACGGTCGGCGTTGCGAGGTTGCGCAGAAAGCAGAAACCGAGCTGCGGCGTCGGCTGGCCCGTTTTGCGGACGAAGGACTGCTGCAGATCAGCCTCGACGAGGCCATCGCAGTGACGACCGGCACGGCCATGGGCTGCGTCATGCAGCTTGTTCACGACGGCGGTTCCGCTACCGGACCGGTTGCACTGACCATGCGTGCTGCGCTCATCGCCCAACTCACCGAGCAGCCGTCGCAGCGCGACGATCCCGGCCGAGCCGCACACCTCTTGCAGGCGCGACTCGGCTCGGCGTCTGAGCTTTTCACCTCCGCCGAAGAGGCACTCCTGCGCCAGTGGTTACGCACTCTCGCAGAGTATTTCGACAACTCCCCCGCTAATGAATCGACATCGAGAGGACGACACGAATGA
- a CDS encoding TetR/AcrR family transcriptional regulator codes for MSSTSSTEPAAPTRQRLIDVAIELFKRHSVAGTSLQMISDELGLTKSAIYHHFRTRDELLSAVIEPIVSEVATLVDAAEAHRNARARADHMLTGYAALAASNRQLLPLLTGDPSVVELLRTRPAWGAVVRRQMAVLAAVESGLGGQVNAAVVMSGIASAAGADYGDVGDDTLRDQLIATGRRALGLRVSRGQVTS; via the coding sequence GTGAGCAGCACCTCTTCAACGGAGCCGGCCGCCCCAACCCGGCAGCGACTCATCGACGTGGCGATCGAACTGTTCAAACGGCACAGCGTGGCCGGGACGTCCTTGCAGATGATCTCGGACGAGCTCGGCTTGACCAAATCCGCGATTTACCACCACTTCCGCACCCGCGATGAGCTTTTGAGCGCGGTGATCGAACCGATTGTCTCCGAGGTGGCCACGCTGGTTGACGCAGCCGAGGCCCACCGCAATGCCCGTGCTCGGGCTGACCACATGCTCACCGGTTATGCGGCACTGGCTGCGTCGAACCGGCAGCTGCTTCCACTGTTGACCGGCGACCCCAGCGTTGTCGAACTATTACGAACACGTCCTGCGTGGGGCGCGGTCGTGAGACGTCAGATGGCTGTGCTCGCGGCCGTCGAGTCGGGACTAGGCGGACAGGTGAATGCCGCGGTTGTCATGTCGGGAATTGCGTCGGCCGCGGGCGCTGACTACGGCGATGTCGGCGATGACACGCTGCGCGACCAACTGATCGCAACCGGCCGCCGCGCCCTCGGTTTGCGCGTGTCACGTGGTCAGGTCACCTCATGA
- a CDS encoding SDR family NAD(P)-dependent oxidoreductase translates to MSIDFHVKDRKALDLSGKVVVVVGGGQQPGPGMGNGRAISILAARHGAEVVAADRNLEAAQETVDLISAEGGTAYAIEADVAQKDDCQRIFDVTTTTSGRVDGMVYSVATNPPFDRESNSMTIEDFNYGIDVNMLGCYHCNLFAAQCMEKNSGDTTGSIVNISSIASVKNEVGLNIGIMPYALGKCGLNYVTELTAVQYAGAGIRANTLMLGPIDSVLANHDSQELFGFDPSQVRDAYSDVVKLKMGRGSVWESAYAAVYLLADESRFMTGQQIRLDGGATLVR, encoded by the coding sequence ATGTCGATTGACTTTCACGTGAAGGACCGCAAGGCGCTCGACCTGTCAGGCAAGGTCGTCGTCGTGGTCGGCGGGGGACAGCAACCTGGGCCCGGAATGGGCAACGGTCGCGCCATCTCCATTTTGGCCGCGCGCCACGGTGCGGAGGTGGTGGCTGCCGACCGCAACCTCGAAGCTGCGCAGGAAACTGTGGACCTGATCTCCGCTGAAGGCGGCACGGCATACGCCATCGAAGCTGATGTCGCCCAGAAGGATGACTGCCAACGCATTTTCGACGTGACGACAACGACCAGTGGCCGAGTGGACGGCATGGTGTACAGCGTGGCGACGAATCCGCCGTTCGACCGGGAGTCGAACTCGATGACCATCGAGGACTTCAACTACGGCATCGACGTCAACATGCTGGGCTGTTATCACTGCAATCTCTTTGCAGCGCAATGCATGGAGAAGAACTCCGGTGACACCACCGGCAGCATCGTCAACATCTCGTCGATCGCGAGCGTGAAGAACGAAGTCGGCCTCAACATCGGCATCATGCCGTACGCGCTGGGCAAGTGCGGGCTGAACTACGTCACCGAACTCACCGCCGTGCAGTACGCCGGAGCGGGGATACGCGCCAACACGTTGATGTTGGGCCCCATCGACTCGGTACTCGCCAATCACGACTCGCAGGAGCTTTTCGGCTTCGACCCCAGCCAGGTCCGCGACGCGTACAGCGATGTCGTCAAACTCAAGATGGGCCGCGGCAGCGTCTGGGAATCCGCCTATGCCGCAGTTTATCTGCTCGCCGATGAGTCACGGTTCATGACCGGTCAGCAGATCCGGCTCGATGGTGGCGCAACACTGGTGCGGTGA
- a CDS encoding sucrase ferredoxin codes for MTAPKSPPCSDQSLARNDPLYGTASAGMTWVLLELPGAWGHSALLGSPTIIEPQLGRAIARRFETAGMRIAAIRRPGRRSTTARWRWFLAQSGEGSEALYRGEVNGPGDYLDFALDGSDGEVCSTPLVAVCAHGKHDQCCAVRGRAATAAIAARYPDFTWECSHLGGDRFAATMLVLPAGLCYGRVDSTDAAELVRLYLDGRLDNRFLRGRTSLPHAVQAAQYFAREQYGEDRIEAFSPIDVQHGDNRIRVLLAAAPRPLEVVLAEEMTDPLQSTCNASMTGRVRTYVLDSITPL; via the coding sequence ATGACGGCCCCCAAATCACCCCCGTGCAGTGACCAATCGCTGGCCCGCAACGACCCGCTGTACGGGACGGCATCGGCGGGGATGACCTGGGTGCTCTTGGAGCTGCCGGGAGCGTGGGGCCACTCAGCACTGCTCGGTTCCCCGACCATCATCGAACCGCAGCTGGGACGCGCCATCGCCCGCCGCTTCGAGACTGCGGGCATGCGGATAGCAGCGATCCGGCGCCCCGGCCGTCGATCGACGACAGCCCGCTGGCGATGGTTCCTCGCGCAGTCCGGTGAGGGAAGTGAGGCGCTTTATCGAGGCGAGGTGAACGGGCCCGGAGACTATTTGGACTTTGCGCTGGACGGCTCGGATGGCGAGGTCTGTTCGACACCGCTCGTCGCGGTCTGCGCCCATGGGAAACACGACCAATGCTGCGCCGTCCGAGGCCGGGCAGCCACCGCCGCGATCGCGGCCCGATACCCCGACTTCACTTGGGAATGCTCGCATTTGGGAGGCGACCGGTTTGCGGCCACCATGTTGGTACTACCCGCGGGCCTGTGTTACGGCCGGGTCGATTCCACCGATGCAGCAGAATTGGTGCGGTTGTACCTCGACGGGCGCCTGGACAACAGATTTCTGCGGGGCCGCACTTCTCTGCCGCACGCCGTTCAAGCCGCGCAGTACTTCGCCCGTGAGCAATACGGAGAGGACCGCATCGAAGCCTTCTCCCCTATCGATGTCCAGCACGGCGACAACCGAATTCGCGTCTTGCTGGCCGCCGCGCCGCGGCCGCTCGAGGTGGTACTCGCAGAGGAGATGACCGATCCGCTGCAGTCCACCTGCAACGCATCAATGACCGGCCGGGTAAGGACGTATGTCTTGGATTCGATAACCCCGCTGTGA